The DNA sequence TTCTAGTCCAACTAGAATCCTCTGCCGGACTGAAATGCTATTAGACTTGTGTAAACTAGCTATTACATCAACACAGTTGTTATAGTCTTATCATATTAGTATCTTGTAAGGTCTCTGGCggtataataattaatgtaatataagattttttgaaaGTGAATAAATGCCCTGCCATGCCAAATCGATaggatatttgaattaaattgtgATGCAATCGTTACCTGAAATTCTATTCCAATTATGGTATTTCGGTTGCACTACAGGAAAAAGATGAGAtggaaaagtatattttgtacgtcggtaaaaatatataataacaaaatccTAAAAAGatacaaagatttaaaaaataacttgtttaaaaaaaaacttaaagatatgttaataaaaaagggATACTCGGTGTTCAAGAATTTTTAGATGATGTGGATATATAACCatcttaattatgtttgtttaagtTCCTACTTTATTGCTTATACATTAGTGTAAAATGCAATTTGCAgtgttaaacttaaaatatttgttccgGCTAGACATAGCGGTCAATTCCATTGATGTAACACCTATTTACTACCTATGTTCTACGaataaagactttgtatttgtattgtatttgacGTATTTGTATTACTTTAATGCTTAACTATaggcaaaaaatactttaacaagGTTCTATTGTTCTAGATTCAAGAAACGTAGTATTCACAATTGTCAGTCAACCAGAGCCGTACCATGCTAGCGTGGCGAAACGACTTAAACAAGACATCGAGAGTCAAGTACTGCAGCTGGAAAATGTAAGAATCGGTTTTGTCTCCTCACATAATGCAAATGAAAAGTTTAGGTCTAGTCGTGTAAGCCTTGGGGTGGGATAATAGTGAATCTTGTTTTTAAGGATAATCTTAGTTAAATATAAGACTAGGAACTGAAAAAGAAGGTAAAACGAGATCTTTTCTCTTCAGGTCACACAAAAATCTCTTGAATTTCTTGATGACCATAGTAGTGACCAAAGAAATCGTAACCTGTTCATATCGATCATttcgatttttaattattcatttcataCAAGATACATTGTTTAACCATGTTCAGCGGCTTCCAAAAATCCACATAACTCACGAAGACTTTCCTGCACCGGGTGCCTGGACGATCCTTCCGCTGCTGTCGCCCTTAACGACCCTGTACAAGGGAAGTGACGTCAGATGGGTGCTGTTCGTGGAGACCCACACCGCTGTGAGGTGTCAGAAGCTGATAGAGGCACTTGCAGCTGCTGATGataataatgtaagtattaGAACTGTAGTTAATTAAACTGTTTGCACTTTCGGTTTCTGGATGCTTGAATATTTTTGCCTGATGTTATACTGAATGACGTTTTCTAAAGGATTATCACTTGCTCCAGCTTTGTGAACCCGctttttttatctgttcttaCCCAGGTTAGATTCCAGTGTTAGATCTAACTAGAGTCAACAGCAAAAAATTGTGACTGGTTTAGTACGTCTTGTTATAGCATAGTGTGTTAATTATGCTTATAAGGGTTTTCAGCCTGcctaataaatgttttttttattaggacGTGATGTGGATAGGCTATCCACTGAGTGATGAAGAACCCACGATAATACATCACTTCACCTTCTATGAGGACTTGGAAGAGGAAGGTGGCTTCATGTACCCTAACTTTGCCAGCGGGTTCGCAATGAGGTTGGAGTTGATGGAAATGTAAGTAACtggtttttatatttaggaCGAATACGATAAAGTTCTTTGGGTTGaccaaactataaataaaataaatattcacaacttccaaaatttcaatttacctTATATACCTTAGCTTCATATGTTTATATAAACTCCATTTTTAGCctcttaaaacaaatacaaagcGGCTCCCGGAGCCTTGAAGCAGACTTCTCAATAGATCCAGCCTTCGAGCTGGCTCAGCTTGTGTACGGCGGCGGCAGCGACCCTGGGCCCTTGCTCACTCCAGACCTGAGCTTTTGTATCGTCTCCGGAGAGAACTGTGCTACATATCCCAGACAGTTTGATATATGTGTGAGTATGCATGGTAATAAGTAAGAACGACTGAACTTGTAGAATATTAAGCTTGAATTGAATACTGATTTGATTTCGGAGTAAGAATGGGATTAAGCTCGGTCTATGGATTGTTTGTTCAGGTAGGGAGGCTGTCCTTATCCTATGACGTTCACATCATTGCGCAAAGACTGAttctaattgtttgtttttttttgtttcccataaacgacaaaaaaaaatattttattttttattttcaatttaatattcttgcGCCTTCTTACTCATTAGCATACAAATCATATACTCTTTACGGTATGTCAACTAAGAAAGGGAATTATTGGTTTCCGTCCATGTATTACTTTATTAATGAAGGTGTCTGTTTACTAAACACCATATTACTGGCAGGGCAGTGCCATACCTGAGGACTCGATATTCTTCGCTGTGAAGACCTGGAGCGGCTTCCACGCCACCAGGGCGAGGGTCGTGAAGAAGACGTGGGGGAGACACGTCACTAACCTCATGTTTTACAGTGATAAAGATGGTTAGTATTCGTCTGGGGCCCTTTTTGTGATTTCGTCCCACAAAATTTAGatcatatttcaaataatttaaagtgaatttataggaataaaaaaatattaagaataacATATTTGGCGTATTTGAACATGATTAAACTAAGTAGTAGACGTGTTAGACTTTATTCGGGATTCtttacacatatttatttttagatccgTCACTACCCGCGGTGGACACAGGCGTGCCGAACAGCAAGACAGGGCATTGTACCAAAACAGTCACTATATTGAAGCTAGTACTAAATCGGATTAAGGACATGCCTCACGTCAAGTGGATCTTCTTGGCTGATGATGACACTATATTAGGGTGAGTAACTGCTTGGTGACGCAGAATTAGGGTAGTTCGTGGTCGGCGTAGGACGCAGTGGTGGGACGATCGATATGCATACCATGTGTCCCTGGATAGAGAATGGCAGAAAGTTTTGGGGGAAGCCTTTGCTTAGCAGTGGGACGTAGTGGTCTAAGAAAAAGCTTCTTTTAGGTATTACAAACAGTCAAATCCCTCAAGAGGTTTGGTGTAAGGTCTTTAAAATTGTGAGCATATAAAttctttttctgtaaatattttatgaagtattcatcaactttataaatatgacCTAAAAAATCTCTATAGTCAAGAAATATTTGTAGGGTACAAAGGTTGTGCGAGTTCCTGAGTTGTTACCGCGGCGGTAGCGACCTCACGGTGCTCGGAGAGAGGTATGGCTACGGCTACGGGAAGAGGGAAACCGCTGCTAAAGGTCAGTTCACCTTCAAAAAgctgaaagtaaaaatatagcaggatttatgtatttttgcaaAACTAAAACAATCTTATATGATTTTCTGACATAGAATGGATATAATATGTAGGAAAGAAAACTTCTAAATAACGAAGGTTGATCATTTTTTCAGGAACATTTAGTAAATTCCGTTCACAAATTTACCCTCCCTACTTATGAATGAATCctagttattatatttcaattactttataCACATAGGCTACGACTACATAACCGGCGGCGGCGGCACAGTCCTCAgcacggcggcggcgcgcgcgctgtccgcatgcgcgtgcgccgccgTGTCCGCGCCCGACGACATGACGCTCGGCGCCTGCGCACACTACAGGCACAACCTCAGCATGACGCACTCGCCGCTCTTCCATCAGGTCACTACCAGACTTGCATTTAAGACGGCATAGATAGCCGACTGGTTGAGataaccacgccaaacccaaagTGCGtacgcggattcgatccccgcgtaggaaacGCGTTTGTAGGGTCCACGAACACTTGCTCCGAGTCTGGGAGTGTATGATTGTGAAAACCCATCGtcagaaggattaaattctcGTTTCCTTTGTTCAGGATTTTACTTTTGAATTATAATGGTTACCTTACTGAAGGCTGACTATTTTGTTCTTAGATCAATATTTCTGATCCATCAATATTAATCTGTCATCCAGTAGTCCTCAATTTGCAAAAATATCTCCACATTAACAACCTTTCGACTTtgtaatattgatgtttttgtaaaataatttcgtttaaaaGAATTGCAAATGGCAATGATATTTCAGTCTTCCTAGCCTGAGGCAAAAGTTTACCAGCCCCATAATTTCCAGGCCCGCCCCCAAGACTACGCTCGCGAAGTCCTCGCCCGCGACCGCCCCGTCTCCTTCCACCGCCACTCCTCACCAGAACCGATACGAGTGTACTCCACCTGGTTCCAACATGACGACCTAGCCGTCAAGAAGACCAGGAGAAGAGATGAGCTGTGAAGAAGATAAGGCTAGAATTTTGTGAGTTAGTTGGTCTCCTTAGTGCAAATTGGAATGGATATAATTCTTTTTGAGTTTGCAATAATGTTCGAATGTTGAAGGAACTAggaataatttgacatcttgaCTTTTCTAATTTcacgtaagttttttttatgtctgaCTGTATTCTGTCTTTCAaaattcttgattttttttattttcgtcaaTATTAGAGGGAAATTGACGATTACATTATTTTACCTTgcgattgaaataaaaagaaatctataTTTGGTTTAAATGCTTTTAGCACactcgaatatttttttatggagcAACTTAAttgctaattaattttattgacaattaaagttttattagatatgtaaatattaaatgcttATAGAAATAGATATAAGATAGTTTCTCATTCGTTAATGTTTTTACAAATGAACTGTGATGGCTTTTAACTCTTCATTAAAACTTGTTCCTGTcgtattcattatattttagtcACAACCTATCGCCGAAGACTTGGCTACTTAATAAGACGCTACGCTATGAACATGCGTAGTCTTAtctagttaatattataattacgatGGGTAGCAAAAGATGGCTATATGactgaattaaaatatatcgtggtttcttaggtttacgcgaatgttagacacaCACAAAACACGCTTTGATTAAACCAATACACAAGAAAAAATCCAAAACCGACCCAAATAACTACCGCCCTATAGCACTGTTACCAACTGCTTCTAAAATCTTTGAGAAGGCTATGTGTGACCGCGTATACTCCTTTTGCGAGAAATACAACTTACTCGACGAATGCCAAAACGGTTTCCGTAGAGGCAGGTCTACAACGTTAGCAGTCTACAAATATGTACAAGAGGCTCTAACTATtgtcaacaataaaaactatgcAGTGGGTATATTGCTCGACATGACCAAAGCCTACGATAAGgtgaaatttaacattttattagacAAGCTACATGGCATAGGAATACGAGGAAAAGCTCATAAATGGTTTGCCTCATATCTAAAGGATAGGACACAACTCGTAGAAATAGAATACTTCGaccacaaaacaaacttaataactAAAGTGAGATCTGAAAGCAAACCAGTTAAGGCGTCTATTCCCCAAGGAAGTGTGATAGGTTGTCTTTTGTTCCTTATCTATATTAATGATCTTCCTAAAACTATAAACGGGCCTTGTGTTCTATTCGCAGACGATATCTCCTTGCTTACCTCGTGCCAAACAAACGACAATATAAACACCAAATTAAACTCTCTTCTTTCTACAGCTGTAAACTGGATGGACAACCATAACTTAGAAATTAACttcacaaaaactaaattaatcacATTTCACCCCCATCAAAAGCCCACCTTAAAACTTAACTTcacttttaataacataaaaatagaacaagtaAACGAATTTACCCTACTCGGTTTATCTATTGATACCCACATAAATTGGAAATcccacatacaaaaaaatacaaaaaattagagcaaaaatgtcaaaattttcatATGCCCTACgcgaaataaaaagaacaacaaaCCTTCAAACAGCACTTGTTACCTACTACGCATATGCCCAAGCATGGCTCAGCTATGGAGTCATGCTGTGGGGTAACAGTACAGACTCACAAACCatctttatattacaaaaaaagttaatcaGGATAATAGCAAACATagaacagacagacagctgtaaaccacattttcaaaaacttaatatacttacactaccctgtttatacattttagaaCTATGTAAATTTGTcagaaaacatcaaaattactACACCAGTTGCCAAGATACacaaaaaagatacaattttagacataacaaaaacaaactaaataaacctcAATCTCGAATTAAAATGCACTCAACTAGCCCCCTAATTATGTCCATTCAAATCTATAATAAACTGCCAAATGAAATTAgacaagaaactaaaataagcatatttattaataaattaaaaagattcctCGTATTAAAGGCATATTATACCGTAAAGGAGTTTCTGGATGATAAAACaatcgtaaatttaaatcatCCTGCCTAAACAAACCAACAACTATTGAGATATAGagtaacaactattattaatattatacaattattctgccctcttcctctctcctaaattttttgcgtgcccaacagggtccatattgaactgctatttattttctaccatctctgtaacatatggaatgcaataaatgattgagtatgattgagtattgagtacattgaaatgaaactacttttacggattttatcgcggtttaattttaaaatatatcacaaaGCTGTCACAAAATTGGTCTTAATTGGAATTTCATTATATATTAGAGaaaattgttgaataaaaagaaaatgtttttaacaaatgtaaatttaagTCATTAGTTCTTcctttttatgttaaaacgcttagtcacaaaataaatagtatcgcaaattttaatcaattatacATTAGTTAGTACTAAGCACACTTATAGctgtgaatattatattaaaaacgctTTAATTACTAAAGCCTTTATCCGTttatgcatttattaaaaatagatagataGGGTTAATTTTATTTCGGCTCCCAGATTGAGTGAGTTACACCTTCATTATCAATCAAACGATCTGAGTTACATTTGTACCATAACCACTTTAGTCCTGAAATACATCTTcaattcccaaaaaaaatccCTTTGAAAATCATATGCTCTATCTAAAATGCTTTTGAACTGACAAATCGGAACATAATAAACCTGAGGGCCTATCTCCAcgtcttaaagcaatattattgtaggtgttaaaaagagatgccgctatacgaAGTATAATGCGTTGTCACGCTTCTGCTTTCGGCAAAGGAGAATTGTGAGGTAGCAACAGGTTTGCCCAGAATTAAGTGTAGGGTAAAATATGACTACGTACACGAATTTCACATGagagtcacatgcacaatgaaaCGAAGACTTAAATTTTGTGCCGGTGGCTCCTCTCGTTATAGAGTATCTATCGCTTAATTTGTAAGGAGTTTTTGTCAGTACGtagaaaatgtatgtaattaggTAActgtaattatacattttaaattgtttttatataatgatGTAATTGTAACTAGAAGCTAGTTCTGTTATTGTATGATCGTTTTCAGTATTGTTATGTACTAATGTAGGAAGTAACATATCATgtcgatttttaaataaagtttaacaattttgtataaaatgtgtttgaatatttattttgcccAGTTTATTATCAAGTGAAAATTTACTAACCTAACCCAATCAAATCGACTTAGTTTCACTCAATTCCCCAGTACCCATTTGTTTGCTAGATGGACTGATAGCATCTCTTTGCATCCAATACTGGCTATTGAAATAGTTGGGGGTTTCACGACTCTCAAAGACCGTAGAATATAGAGCGATATACGTAATACATACCCGTATCTCTTGCttttactgcacggatagccgcgTGGCATAgctcaccacgctaaaccctcTGTCTACGACGTATCGCAGCTTCAATCCCCGCTAGAATAAGAATTTTTGTGGTCCGCGAACTCTTATGCTGCTGATGTCTGGGTATCTTATCCTGCGCGTAAGATTTGAAAATTGTTGTTGTGATAAGGTATTTATAACATATCTGGGGTCTATTCataattcgtttaaaaattaattaactccGGTTGaggccgaaactagtcgagatATCCCGATAAATAGCTAGAGTAAACCTATTAAAGCCCACATCAGCATATTGTATTTATGAATAGTGACCCCATCTCATCCAACAACAGATTACTCTTAAACTAATCTATAAGTTGATAAGAcatgaaacaaaaagtttcatttacCAAATGTAATTAGCAAGAGAACCCCCAGCCCATGAAAGGGGTTAGTCCGTCTATTCAGGGAAACTTGCCAATAAGATGCGTCATTAATAAGCATCCCTTGTTCCAGTTAATGGAAGCATTGAGGAAGATGACTGGAAAGCGCCAGTCACTCTACTTAATGCTGTTCATGATACTCCAGCCAACCAATCTTGAAGGAACTTATGATGGTAATGATAAAGAGAAGTTTTATGAGGTATGCTTCTGTTGACAAGTTATCAAGGCTTAGTTTAGCTCTGATGTCAATATCTAGTTGTAGTCTACCGAAAAGGAAATCTTAtgataatatgttttaagttaCAATTGCAATACAATTTACCTATAGgacaaagtttatagatcaaagTGGGTATACCTACTGAGTAAATTAGAGATTAAGTAAAAAACCATtgcctataaataaacatgaatcTTAATCGCTTCTCAAAACGTTCCCTAATCCTAACCTAAACgagttcatataaaattaatgactcGTGCTAACACCCTGTCAAGGATCGCGTGCAATTACGCGAACAATCTCAAAGAAGCTTAACATTCTATACAAGTTAGTGAAGCACTTATATTTACGAATACCTCAGATTATGActgaacaaaataacatttattctcGGCAAAGTTTCGGGGCACTTGCGGTAAGACTTGGGAAAGGATCAGGCGGGTCAAAGCGGGTAATTTGTCATTCGACACGCGATACCCGCCGTAAGCACCGACTACACTCCAACTTCACAAACTTACATTTTTCATTACTGGCAACTTTTGAGTACGGCCCTGTATATAAAAAACAACCGTACAAAACTCAACCGTATACGTTGGTGACAAAGTTGTAAGTCGGTTGTCGGTGTGTTGGGGAGGTTATGAAAGTTTGGCTTCCTTCGAGAATGTGGCACTCGGTACTTatgaattcataaaaaatatcgaaGCCACTGAGAGCAATTGAGAGTTGGGAAGAGTTGACGCGAAGAGCCTGTGTTATTTGTTACTAACATATTGAACCGAAGCTTTCAAAATTCATGCGACTGATGTGCTACTGGAGTTTGACTAGCTTTCTGTACTCACAACTCCGATAGCAGTTATATAGTTGCTTTAATCTGAACTTACCtctaaaaacacatttattggtttgtttttgtaatttctcAGTGAATAGTCAAACCCTGTACTGAATAGGATACTCTAGGATACCCAGTCgtggttttaattattgtgcCGGTTGTacctacaaattaaattatacatctAGTTCACATCCTAACccaatagaataataatagttctatgaaaatatacaaGTTGCGAGCTGGATTGTAATCAGTCagggatttaattaaatatcaagtTATATCGGGGTAGCACTGGTTTGCTGATTACTTAGAATTGGTGGATGCCGCTGTTTGGGGATAACATTAATTGCCCTAAATTCATTGTGTCTATTTTGGATGTTAATGAAATATGATAGTGAGAACTTCGTTAGGAACTGAggtctttattaaattttaagagaGTTTTTCCCAAGTTTTGAATTTGATTAGTTTGGAGCGGGAGTGTTACATGACTTTGACATAAGAGGTCAATAATTTGGATTTACAACTATAGAAACCGTGATCGAGTACTCTGAGATgctacattttgttttttggagTTTGGTTAGATAGATTTTTAATTCTGtctgtttttttctaaattatagtATGGAACTAGCTTGTATCTAATTAATTCTAAACAAGGATATATCTTACAGTTTccattataaattgtatttcatatcgtaacattgaaaaaaaaaattacttcctCGAGAAAGCAGTTTGTCATGTAATTATACCCCGGAAAATGGAAAAGTGCAGGGAAATTAACCTGTTGAGGCGAACCGCATGCCCTGAGCTCGTTATGAACGAACTAATTGCTTTTGTATAATGAGGTGTAAGTTGTGGGTGTTATGGTATGTGTGTACTTAAATTATGTTGGTTATTAACACGTCTCGTATATTATATTAGTGTAAAGAACTTTATACAGGATGTAATGCTGGTCTGCGATTATAGATAACCTAATAGACAACATGTGACCATTTTGTTTGTGTTCCACTTCGCCGAGTTGAAGCCGAGTCGAGTTGAATTGAAAGCACGGTTAACGTGGGGAGTGCCAAGTGCAATTTGAAGGTGTCATGGCATAACACGAGTGTAAGTTTTTTTCTATACTGAAGCTAAGTAAGTCTTCAGGCGACTAAGGACTTGTTACGGTAACTGAAAAGAGATACATTTTGCTAAACTCACTTCGATCTCTCGTAGGACATGTGTTTGTGGCATTTCTGTAGGTTTGTCCTGTATCTGCGTTTGTGTACATCTAGGTCATCTAggacttgattgtttgtgaaacacctgcgatacaaggattaggTAAATAGCTTAGGCTTAGGGAatggtttacaaaaaaatacgacaTGATATATGTTCGTAAAGTAACATTATGTTACCTATAGTAGGAATGTCTTATCGTGTGTGAATAATGTCGCTCAAAGGGCAAAGGTGACTTCTTGTATAGATAAGGATTTAGCATTGATTCATGCTGTTCTCGATAAAGTATGGATTTATAAGGTTTGTTGCATTTTagttggtaaaaaaataagcaattcgttaattttgatgattttcctTACATTCATAAAAAGCATACAAGCATTCggttaattatttatcaaagtcAAAAAATTCGAAATCAAGTTCACTAATCAGACTTCCAAGAGTGTGTTCCACTTTTATGAATGTCAAATACCAATGTTTGGCACGTTtagaaatactttattttgtcaTCCTGTACAATTGTATGGTTGGAATATACCAAGAGTCGGAGCATATAGGAAATGGATTTATAATGGCGAAACAGCGCCCTTTATCGAACAACTCGCGGAGAATTGAGAAAATAGTTAGGCTGCGCTCATACCGTGCATGagtattttagatttttcttaaGCTAGCAATCCTttatgttagaaatattttagtaaaactaaATGGTTAAGATATGCAATAATGATAGATAAAAAAGATTACGagaattttcatatatttataggGTAGTTAAAGAATCATGTATATTTATAAGATTTAGTATAGGCAAAGGAACCTTATATTACTTCTTAggataaataatatgtacatcATCGAAAGTCGAACGATAAGTTTGTGTTTAAGACGTACTTTtagtaatacataattatatttcgaTCGCATATAAAATGTCGCAGATCGAGACAAAAAACGTGCCATAataatttacagtaaaaaa is a window from the Trichoplusia ni isolate ovarian cell line Hi5 chromosome 3, tn1, whole genome shotgun sequence genome containing:
- the LOC113508822 gene encoding beta-1,3-glucosyltransferase isoform X1, whose product is MMKFFLTVVLIFTCIGSIQSFDSRNVVFTIVSQPEPYHASVAKRLKQDIESQVLQLENRLPKIHITHEDFPAPGAWTILPLLSPLTTLYKGSDVRWVLFVETHTAVRCQKLIEALAAADDNNDVMWIGYPLSDEEPTIIHHFTFYEDLEEEGGFMYPNFASGFAMRLELMEILLKQIQSGSRSLEADFSIDPAFELAQLVYGGGSDPGPLLTPDLSFCIVSGENCATYPRQFDICGSAIPEDSIFFAVKTWSGFHATRARVVKKTWGRHVTNLMFYSDKDDPSLPAVDTGVPNSKTGHCTKTVTILKLVLNRIKDMPHVKWIFLADDDTILGVQRLCEFLSCYRGGSDLTVLGERYGYGYGKRETAAKGYDYITGGGGTVLSTAAARALSACACAAVSAPDDMTLGACAHYRHNLSMTHSPLFHQARPQDYAREVLARDRPVSFHRHSSPEPIRVYSTWFQHDDLAVKKTRRRDEL
- the LOC113508822 gene encoding beta-1,3-glucosyltransferase isoform X2 produces the protein MYARVLTVVLIFTCIGSIQSFDSRNVVFTIVSQPEPYHASVAKRLKQDIESQVLQLENRLPKIHITHEDFPAPGAWTILPLLSPLTTLYKGSDVRWVLFVETHTAVRCQKLIEALAAADDNNDVMWIGYPLSDEEPTIIHHFTFYEDLEEEGGFMYPNFASGFAMRLELMEILLKQIQSGSRSLEADFSIDPAFELAQLVYGGGSDPGPLLTPDLSFCIVSGENCATYPRQFDICGSAIPEDSIFFAVKTWSGFHATRARVVKKTWGRHVTNLMFYSDKDDPSLPAVDTGVPNSKTGHCTKTVTILKLVLNRIKDMPHVKWIFLADDDTILGVQRLCEFLSCYRGGSDLTVLGERYGYGYGKRETAAKGYDYITGGGGTVLSTAAARALSACACAAVSAPDDMTLGACAHYRHNLSMTHSPLFHQARPQDYAREVLARDRPVSFHRHSSPEPIRVYSTWFQHDDLAVKKTRRRDEL